GGAGCAGGCCGTTGACCACCAAGGTGTCGTACGTCAGCAGCTCCACCGCCTGCTTCTCCAGCTGCGCCATCCCCTGGAAGAAGACCGGATACTGCGCCCTCTCCAGCTGGTCCTTCCAGACCGTCAGCAGCCCGCCCCCGTCGAGTGCTTCGTCCGCCCGATCGATCGCCCTCGGCGGCGGGATCCTCCGCCCCTGCTCGAAGGAGGCGATCGTCGACGCCGAGTAGCCCAGCCGCTTGCCCAGCTCCTCCCGTTCCATCTTCGCCCGCACCCGCAGCGTCTTCAGGCTCTGTCCGAACGCCGCCACCACACCTTTGCCGGACTTGTCCGCCGCCGGGCCGACCTCGCCCTCGGGTTCTTCCTCCGCCATCGCGCCCCGCCTCTCGTACCGGCCCCGACACGGCACGTACAAGCCCATCGCGTCGGTGCGTCACCACTGGTCACGCTACGCCACCAAGAGGAGCTTGGGAGGCATGACGAGCAACAACGACAGCCCCACTATCACCACCCAACTCTCGGGCGTCTCGCCTTACTTGGGCAGCCGGATCTTCTCCCTGCGGTTCACCTCCACGCCCCGGGGCGCACGGCTCGCGCGCCGGCTCGTCGCCGTCCGGCTGGACGAGTGGGGTGTCCCGTACGGGACCGGGGCGCACGAGACCGTCGTGCTGGTCGCGGCCGAGCTGGCGGCGAACGCGGTGCGGCACGGGCATGTGCCGGGCCGGGACTTCCACCTGCTGCTGCGGGTCGCGGACGTCGCGCGGATCGAGGTGAGCGACACGCGGGCGGAGCGCGTTCCGCCCCGTCCCGGCCGCCTTCCGGAGCCGGAACTCCTGGAAGGCGGCCGGGGGTTGCTCCTCGTCGAGGCGCTCGCCGACCGGTGGGGGTGGTGCCCGAGGCTCCGGGCGCCGGGGAAGACGGTGTGGGCGGAGTGCGCCCTCACCTGAGGGGCGGGCTAGAAGACGGAGTTGTAGGACGAGTCCTGTGTCAGGGACACGGACACACCGCGCTTGAAGGGAGCCGACCAGTTGCCCGTGCCCGCGTAGAAGGTCTCGTCGCCGTTCGAGGCGATGAGGTCGGCGCGGCCGTCGCCGTTGGCGTCACCGACGGCGGTGAGCGCGGTGAATGCACCCCACCCGGAGCCGACCTTCGTGCGGGAGGCGAAGGTGCCGTCGCCCTTGCCGAGGTACAGCCAGAGGACTCCGGCCTTGTCACGGGCGAGGAGGTCTCCGGCCGGGCCGCCGGCGAGGTTGCCGGTGGCGGTGAGCTGGTTGTAGGCGCCCCAGCCGCCGCCGATCTTCTTGCGGGCCGCGAACGGCGCGGTGGCCGAGCCCGTGCCCCTGTACAGGTACAGGTCGCCCGCCTTGTCGGTCACGACCAGGTCCGCGCGGCCGTCGCCGGTCAGGTCGCTGCCGCCCGCCAGCTCGTTGTAGGCCTGCCAGCCCGCGCCGATCTTCGTACGGCCCGCGAGCGGCTTGTCGCGGTCGCCGGTGCCCTGGTAGAGCCAGAGGACGCCGGCGCGGTCCCGGGCGACGACGTCGGGAGCGGCCGAGCCCGCGATGTTCCCGACGCTCTCCATCCGGTCGTACGTGCCCCAGCCGCTGCCGACCCGCGAGGCGCCCGCGTCCGCCAGGGAGCCGCCGGGGGCGGTGGGCCGGGTGCCGAAGCGCCACAGGACACCGTCGGGGTCCCGGACGAGGAGGTCGGCCGTGCCGTCGTCGTCGTAGTCGTGCGGGGCGGCGGGCCGGGTCACGGTGAACCGGCCGGTGGTGACCAGCTCCGGGCCGATGCCCTCGTCCGGGCGGGCGGTGAGCTTCCACTCGTACTCGCCGTTGCGGGCGGGACGCGCCCAGTCCGGGCCCTCCAGGTCCTTGCCGTCCCAGTGCCAGGTGAGGTGGCGCGGGGTCCCGGTTGCGGGGCCGTCCTGGGCGGACCATCCGGCCCTCACCGTCTGACCGCTGAGCACGTGGGTCAGGGTCAGCCACACCTCGCTGTCCGCCCGGGACAGGTCCCAGCTGAAGTCGACTCCGCGCGCCACCTCGTCGCCGGTGAGCGTCTTCGGGGTGACGGAGCCGGAGAGGGTCACGACGGTCGACTGCCCCGTGGAGGCGACGAGTTCGACGTCCGGGCGGCCGCCGTCGGCGCGCGGCGAGATCCGGTAGAGGCCCTCGCCCTGCTCGGGGGTGCCCCCGCGCACCAGGAGCGAGCCGCCGGGTCCGGCGACGGCGGAGGAGAAGGCGGTGAGGAGAGCGGCCTTCTCCCCGGTCTCGACCGACTGGACGGTGAAGGGCCGCTTCGTCGGGTTGTCCCCGCCAGGCGCGTAGGTGGAGGACTCGATGTGGGCCTTCTGGCCGGACGCCATCCAGCTGCCGACCAGGTACATCGGGTCGGACAGGTCGTCGTCCGACGGGAACCACAGCTCGTCGGTGGTGCCGCGCCGATAGGCGACGATCCCGTGGACGGCCCTGCCTCCCGACATCCGCGCCTCCCGCCAGGCCACGTGCGTGGCGGAGACGGCGCCGTCCCGGGCCCACTCGTCCGTGGTCTGGGCGTACCAGCGCGTCGTGTCCGTGGCGAGGTCGACGAGGACCTTGACCTCCGTCCCGGTCTGTTCGAGGCGGCACTCGTACAGCGCGGAACCGGTGTCGGTCCAGCCCTCGTGGCCGTCGTAGCAGTCGAGTCCGGCGGATCCGGCAACCCATCGGGGCTTCGGGGTGCCGCCATCGAGCGTGGCGGCGTACTGCTTCACGCCGTCTGCCTCTCGTTTCCCGAGGAGCATGGTGTGGCCGGCCAGGCCCTCGAAGAAGTAGCCGGAACCGAGCGCGTCGAGGTTCACCTCCTGCGGGGCAGGGGCGGTCGTGGCGGGCGTCGACAGGTCGTAGACGCGCACCACCCGGCCGGCGACCGGGGCGGACCGGTCGACGGTGACGACGAGGTCCGAGCCGCCGGCGGCGGAGGCGGTGGTGGCGCCGGGCAGGACGACCGACGAGCCGTCCGCGTACCAGGTCCAGCGGAATTCCGGTGTGCTGCCGCGGGTCTTCGACAGGAAGCCGTTCGGGCCCGCGCCGACGACGTCCGCGTTGCGCGGGAACGGCACAGTGGTCTGCTGGGCCTCCTGCGCGGCGGCCGGCGCGGCGGCGGTGGCCGGGAGTGTGGTGAGTGCGCCGCCCGTGGCGGCGAGGACGATGGTGACGGCGGTGGCCGCGAGTCGGCGGCCGCGCACGCGTGCGTGGTTCATGTACGGGTTCCCTCCCCTGAAGGAACGACGTTAGCCGTCCCTCCGGTCACCGCTCCCACCCACCCCCCCGCCCCCACCAGCAGCGGAACCACTGCCAGCAACTCCCCCACCGCCCCCGTCCACAGCGCCGCCCGCACTCCCGCGTACTGCCCCACCAGCCCGCCCGCCAGGGCGCCCAGCGGCATGCAGCCCCAGACCACGAAGCGGAACGTCGCCGTCACGCGGCCGAGGAGGGGGGCCGGGGTGAGGCGCTGGCGGAGGGTCAACGAGCTGATCTTGAAGGTCATGAAGGCGGTCCAGCCGAGGCCCTGGAGCACGCACGCCACCGCGTACCGCCCGTCCGTCTGGAAGAACGGCAGCGCGAGCAGCCACAGCACTCCGCTCACCAGCACGGACGCGCACATCGCGCGCGCCTCGCCGAGGCGGGCCGCGATCCGGGTCGTGAGGAGACTGCCGAGGAATCCGCCGAGCGCCTCCGCCGTGAACACCAGGCCGCACAGGAACGGCGACAGGCCCAGGTCCCCCGCGAGCAGGACCAGGAGCATGGACGCGCCGATCGTGCCGCACAGGTTGGAGATCGCGGCCGTCAGCGTCAGCGCCCTCAGCAGCCGGTCCCGGAACACGAACCGCAGGCCCTCCGCGATCTCGCCCCGCAGCCGCGCCCCGTGGACCCGCTCCGGCCGGGGGTCCGGGCGGCGGATCCGGGACAGGAGCAGCGCGGAGACCAGGAAGCTGACCGCGTCGACGGCGAGCGCCACCGGCGCGGTCACCGCCGCGACGAGCGCACCGCCCGCGCCGGGCCCGCCCGCCGCCGTGACCGTACGGCTCGCCTCCAGGGCCACGTTCGCGTCCACGAGGCGGTCCTCGTCGACCAGTTGGGGCAGATGGCTCTGGTACGCGATGTCGAAGAAGGCCGTGCAGACGGACAACCCGAAGGCGACCGCGTAGAGATGGGGGAGCGTGAGGGCGTCCAGCCACGCGGCGAGCGGCAGGGTCGCGAGGAGGGCGGCCCGGCCCAGGTCCCCCACGATCATCACGCGGCGCCGGCGCATCCGGTCCACCCACGCCCCGGCCGGCAGCCCGAGGAGCAGGAAGCCCAGGTACTCGCACATCACCAGGAGTCCCGCCTCGAAGGGCGACGCGTCGAGCGGCCCGATGGCCACGAGCGGAAGCGCGAGGACGGTGACGGCGGTTCCGGCCTGGCTCACGGTGTCGCCGATCCACAGCCGGCGGAAGTCCGGCAGCCGGAGGAGCCGGGATTCAAGGGTGGTGGTCATGTCGGCGAACACCATCACCACCGGCCCGACCCGACCATTGTTTTAGTCTGGGCGAAAAGCTCGTACGGGAGGCCCGCGTGGGAGAGATACGGTTCGGCGTCGACGATCTGGCGCAGCTCCGGTTCGCCCTGTCACCCCTCCGGGAGTCCGTCGCCGCCCTGCGCGCCTCCGCCGACCCGGGCGGCCACGCGATCCATCTCCCGTGGATCAAAAAGGCGTTGACCGTGGGGCATGAGCGCACGGCGCTGCTCCCGCACCTGCCGGAGCTCGAAGCCCTCGTCCCTCCCCCGCGCTGTCCCCTCGCCGAGATCGAGGAGGAGCTCATCCTGACCCCGCCCGGCCACCGGGAGGCTCTGCTCGCCTGGTGGCGGGCCGGGGTGCGTCCTTACTGGCCCCGGATCAGGGCCGTCCTGGAGGCCGACCTCGCGTACCGCACCCGGCAGCTCGCCGAGGACGGCATCCAGGAGGTCTTCGCCCATCTGCACCCGAGCCTGCGGTGGGCGGAGGACCGGCTCACCGGGGCCGGCCTCCCGGCCGGGGGCCTCGCCCTGGACGGCGGCGGGATCACCCTCGCCCCGAGCGCCTTCACGAACCGCTGCGTCCTGCTCCCCGCGCGGCACGGCGTCGCGCCGTGCCTCGTCTATCCGGTACGGGCCGTCGGCACCCTGTGGGAGCGGAACGCCGAGCCGGGCGACGGGCTGGCGCGGCTCCTCGGGCGCAGCAGGGCGGGACTCCTGGGCCGTACGAGCACCCCGACGACCACCACCGGCCTGGCCCTGCAGACCGGTCTGAGCGTCGGCGCGGTCTCGCAGCACCTCGCCGTGCTGCGGGACGCGGGCCTGGTGACCTCGCACCGGTACCGGCGCGAGGTGTACTACCGGGCGAGCGAGCTCGGCGAGGCACTGCTCGGCCGCGCCACCGCCTAGCCTTCCCGGCGAGGCACTGCTCGGCCGCGTCTCCTGGGCGTTCCCGGCGAGGAGGGCCGGTTACTGCATGAGTTCCCTGTGAGGGTGCCCGGGGTCCATCGGGCAGTAGTAGATCTGCTGGTCGTGGAGGTCGGCGATCTGGATCGCGGTGGGTCGGCGGGCGAGGTCGCGCACGTGGTTCCGGGGAGAGGCCGCAGCGGTCTCGTCCTCGTACGGGATCCAGCTCTGCCCGCCGCCGTCCCATTCGACCGAGGCGATGGTCAGCAACGGGTCCATGTCGGTGCCGCAGGAGAGACAGGGCCGGGGCCACGGGTCGACGTATCCCCATCTGGGGTGGCCGCCGGTCTTCCAGCCCGGGGCGACGGACAGGTCGCCGGCGTAGTACGAATCGAGGTGAGGAGCGAACCCGGCGTCGATGCGGGCGCCGGCTGCCTGCCACCTGCTCCGGTCCTTCAGCTGCTCCTGCAGCTCCTTGCTCAGGTCCGGAGGGGTGGGGTACTCGATGACCTGCTCCGGCGCGAGCACACACGGCACGGGTACATAGAGCTCCTCCGCCGCGTACGGCTCCGGGGGCGAGGTGAGGATCTCGGTCACGTCGGCCGTCGAGCGCCAGAACACCGCGGTCCTGGGCATCCACTGCTCCTGCTCCGGGTGGTCGAAGGGGCACCACAGCACCTGGAGCAGATCGGCCTTCGATCCCCCGGGCGGGTGCGGCAGGAGGACGTCCCGCGCGTACAGCTGCGCGACGGGGAGCATGGGGACCAGGTGGTCGGTCTCTTCCTCGTCCCAGCCCGGGTTGTTGAACCGCTCCATGATCGCCAACTCTTCCGGCGTGTGGTCGTCTGCGCGCGGATCGTCCGGGTTCTTCGCCTTCCTCACCCGGCGCTGCTGGTCCACGCGCACGATGTCCAGGAATGCACCTCCGGACTCGTGCGGGCCGTCACAGTGCGGCCACGGCTCGTCGGCGGGCCACAGCAGAGGCCCGCCGACCGAGCTGTCGTACGGTGTCGGATTCCCCGGGCGCGGATGCAGCCGCGTCGCTCGGCGAGCCAACGGAGCCAGTTCGGGAAAGACCGCAGCGACATCCACCGCCCGCGGCGGCGTGGTTCGAGTCATCAGGACGGACCTCCTACACGGACCCGCGCGGGATCGACAGGCAGAACGGGTGTCCCGCCGGGTCCAGGACCACCCGCCACCGGTCCGGCCGGGGCTGCTCGGCGGGGACGGTCGCGCCCCACTCCACCAGGCGGGCCGTGGCCTCGTCCAGGTCGTCGACGTCGAAGTCGAGGTGCAGCTGCTGCGGGACCTCCTGGTCCGGCCAGGACGGCGGCCGGTAGCCGTCGACGCGCTGGAAGCCGAGGAACAGGCCGCCGTCCGCGCCGCGCAGTCCCGCGAACTCCTCGTCGGACCGGTCGGCGAGCGGGATGCCCGTGGCCCGGTGGTAGAACGCGGCCAGGGCCATGGGGTCGGCGCAGTCGAGCGTGACCGCCGTCAGTTTCATGAGCATGAAGGGACTCCGGGTGCGGTGAAGTGGGAGCGTCGATGGGCCGCGACGCGTTCGCGGGTCGCGCAGCGGCGGGAGCAGTAGCGGCGTTCCGGACCGCTGCCCAGGGTGATGAAGACGTTCTGGCAGCCGGGTGAGGCGCAGATCCTGCCGGGCGGGCGCTGCCGGTCCCAGACGAGGACGGTCAGGGCCATGCAGGACGAGGCGAGGAGCCACTCGCCCCAGGGCGCGTCGTCGTCGCGGTCGAGGTGGGGGTGCCAGGGGGTGCTGCCGCCGTGCGAGGTGAGGCGGAGCGGCCCGGTGTGGTCCCGCAGGAGGCGGTTGAGGGAGGCTGCGGCGTCGTCGACGCGCTCGGCTGCGAAGACCTGCCGCAGGAGTGCGGCGGCCGTGCGCATCCCGGCCACGTCGCGGCTGGTGAGGTCGACGGGGCCGGTCTCGCCGTACTCGCGGAGCACGGCGGCGACCTCGGCCGGGTCGGGGTGGTCGTCGGCGAGGGCGTTGACCAGGGCGGCGGTCCGTCGGGCCGTGGTCAGTACGGAGTGCCGGGTGGACCAGTCGTCGCGGTGGGAGAGCACCGGGGGAATGTAACGCATCTTGCCGAGTTTTGAGTTACCTCCGTAACGTCTCGGCGATGAGAAGGCGTTACCTCCTCCGCTTCTATCTCGCCGGAACCGTGGCCGCTCGTGCCGGGGACGAGATGTCGGGGCCGGCACTGATGCTGGCGGGGTTCGCCCTGGCCGGGTCGACCGTCGAAGCGTCGTCGCTGCTCGCCGGCATCACGCTCTCCGCGGCGGTGGGAGGGCCGGTGCTCGGTGTGCTCCTCGACAGAGCAGGACGGCCGGGGCGCCTGCTGGCCGGGGCCCTCGTCCTGTACGCGGCGGGGCTGGCGGTGATCCTCGTGGGACTCGGCCGCTTGCCGTTCACGGTCACCCTCCTGGTCGCAGGGGTGACAGGGCTGCTGGGACCGGCCCTGTCGGGGGGCTGGACGGCCCAGCTTCCGCGCGTGGTGCCGGGCGACCGCCTGCCCCGGGCGAACGCGCTCGACGCCATGACGTTCAGCCTGGCGAGCCTGGTCGGCCCGGCCCTCGCCGGCGGCGTGGCAGAGGTGCTGGGAGCCCCGACGGCCGTGGTCGTCTCCGTCGTGCTCATCTCCTCGGCGCTGCCCGCCGCATGGACGCTGCCCGCCCGCCCCGGGCGCGCGCCGGGCGTTCCGGCGGCCTCGGTGGTCAGCGACCTCGCCGCCGGAATGCGGGTCATCGCCGGACGGCCGCCCTTGGCACGGGCGACCCTCAGCTCGGTCGTCTCCTGTGTCGCCCAGGGCATGCTGACGGCGTGCCTCCCGCTCCTTGGCGACCGCGTGCTGGGCGGAGCCGGTCGGGGCGCGGTGCTGCTCTCCTGCACGGCGGTCTCGGCCCTGGTGGCCAACGCCGTACTCTCCCGGTTTCCGCGGGCGTTGCCCCCCGACACGGTCATCTGGGCCGGCGCCCTGGTCCAGGCTGCCGCACTGGCCCTGGCCGCCGTGGGGTCGCCCCTCGCGCTCGTCGTGGCCGTACTCGTCGCGGGGATCGGTGAAGGTCCCCAGCTGGCCGCCCTGTTCGACGTTCGCCACCGGGAGACCCCGGATCACCTGCGAGGCCAGATCTTCACCACCGGCGCCAGCCTGAAGATCACCGGATTCGCCCTGGGGGCAGCGGCTGCCGGACCCCTCGCGACGTGGTCCCTTCCCGGCACTCTGGCGCTCGCGGCGAGTGCGGCGGTCCTCGCCGCAGTGGCCTTCTTCGCGATCCCGTCGGCCACTTCGGAATGAGCGGCACGGTCCGCACCGGCTAGGAGGGGTCGGCGTCGGTCCCCTGGGCCGGCTTCTCCTCCTGGCCCTCCGGGTCCTCCTCGCCCCCCGGGTCCTCCTCACCCTTCGGCTCCGGGGCGGTCGGACGGCCCGTCAGTGCGGCCAGCGAGTTGCGGATGTGCTCCATGTGGGAGTGGATCTCGTCCCGCGCCTCCCCGTGCTCCCGCAGCACCCGCTCCGTCTCCCGCTCGACCCGCTCCGCCTTCACCCCGGCCTCGGCGCGCAACTCCTCCGCGCGGGCCTCGGCGTCCTCCTGGCCGTGCCGGGCCCGCTCCTCCGTCTCGGCCAGCGCCCGCTGCGCCTCCGCGAGCCCCGCCTCCGCCACCGCGACCAGTTCCTCGTGGCGGGCGTCCAGGGCCACCGCCTCCGCCTCGGCCGTGCGCTCCGCCTCCTCCCGTACCGCCGTCTGCTCCGCGCGCTGCTCCGCCCGCAGGGCCTCCGCGCGCCGCACGGTCTCCTCGAACTCCTCCCGGGCCGCCGTCCGCGCGCCCTCCGCGTCCCGCCGCGCGATCGTCGACGTCTCCTCGGCCCGCCCGCGCGCCTCCTCCAGGGCCGCACGGGCCGCCGCGTCCGCCGCCGCCCGCACGCCCTCCGCGTACGCCGCGGCGGCCTCCGCCGCTTCCCGGGCCGCCTGCTCGGCGGCCTCCGCGAGGGCCTGGGCCTCCGCCTCGGCGGCCCGGACCAGCCGCTCGTCCTCCTGCTCGGCCAGCTCCAGGATCTTCTGCGCGGCCTCGCCGAGGACCTCGTACCGATGCGGAACGAGCTGCTTGACGGCCAGACGGAGCCCCGCGGCCTCCGCCTCCATCTCCTTCGCCAGGACCGTGAGCCGCGCCGCCCGCTCCCAGGCGGCGTCGCGCTCCTCGGAGAGCGCGGCGAGATGGCGGTCGACCTGCTCGGGCCGGTACCCGCGCCCCCGTCCGACGGCGAAACTCATCCCTGACGCCCCTTCCCATTGGCCTCGAACAACCAGGATGCGTCATCAGAACGGACAAAAGGCGCCCAACGTGCACGCACGTCGAGCGCCTTTCGTCACATTCGGTTCGGTTCTGCCTACAGAAGGACTACAGCAGACCGTCCCACATCTGCTCAAGGAGCACCGACCACCAGTTCTCCGGCGACGACAGCGCCGCCGGGTCCAGCATCGCCAACTGCGCCTGGAAATCGACCGTCCAACGGCCCGCCTGCTCCGGGTTCAACCCGAACCGCAGCCGCCACATCCGCCCGAGCAGCGCCATCGACCGCGTGAACTCCGGCAGCCCCGTGTTCACGAACTGCGGCGGCACCGACTGCCCGCCAGGACCGGCCTCCACCGGCACCGCCACGATGTGCGCGGTCCCGTACTGGACACAGACCGCCCGGCCGAAGTCCGAACCGAGCACCAGATACGAACTCGCGTCCGGCGCCGCCGGCACCTGCCGCTGCGCCGCCAGCTCCGCCAGCGTCGGCACCACCGGAATCGCCGGCTGCGCCCAGAAGAACGGCCCGAAGTCCGCCGGAAGCCCCGCCCACACCAGCGTGCGCGCCACGACCTCCGGCACACCCTGCCGGGACACCGCCCGCTGGTCGAAACGGAGGATCCCCGGACCGAACGCACCCGCCAGCTCCTGCGCGATCCCCTCCGGGGGAATCGGCGGCGCCGGCTGCACCTGCGGCAGCGGCGCCCGCACCGGAGCCGGACGCGCCGGCCCGTCCGCGACCTGATGCAACTCACCCTGATGGGTCAGGAGTTGCCGCATGCCCTGCTGACGGCCCGCGTGATCACGGCCGTACGGGGCGATGCTCGTGATCCGCGCCTGCGGCCACGTCTCCCGGATCATCCGCGCACAGTAACCACCCGGCAGCTCACAGGACTCCAGCTCCGTGTGGAGTTCCAGCACCTGCTGCGGCGGCACGTTCATCGCCCGCAGCTCGTGCAGGATCTGCCACTCCGGATGCGGAGTACCCGGCGCCGAACGCCGGATGATCTGCGCCTCGGAACCGTCCGGCGCCCGGTAACGCAGCACCGCCTGATAGCCGGGCCCGACCGTCGGCTGACCCGTCGGCTGCGGATAGCCGTACGCCGGCGGCACGGGCGCCCCGGGCACGGGACCCGGCGCGGGCGGCGGCGTGTGCCCGCCCACCGGCGGCGCCGGAGCGGGCGGAGGCGGCGGAGCCCCCGGACCACCCAGACCCCCCGGACCGGGATGCGCCAGCATCGTCGCCGCGTGCGCCACACCACCCGGAGGCGTACCGCCACCCGGCACACCCGGCGGCGGCGGGGGCGGCGGAGGCGCGCCCGGGCCACCCTGGTTCGGATGCGCCAGCATCGTCGCCGCGTGATGCACCGGCTGCGGCGGCGTCACGGGACCCGGTGCGGCCGGCGCGGGCGGCGGACCGGGCGGACCCGGCTGCGCCGACGGCTGCGGGCCGTCGGGCCCGAGCTGCGACACCAGCTGCGTCGGGATGTACGCGTTGGAGCCCTGCGAAGCACCCGGCACACCCGGGGCCCCCGGCGGCGGAGGCGGCGTCGGACCCCGCCCGGCCTTCGGCGGCAGCGCGGCCTTGCGCGTCGCGGCGTCCGCGATGTCCCCGGCACCCGGCGCCGAGGGCGCGGGCGGCGGAGGCGTACCCGGAACGGCCGGAGCCGGAGCCGGGGCCGGAGCCGGAGCCGGGGCCGGAGCCGGAGCCTGAGCCGGAGAAGGCTGGGGGGCGGGCGCCGGCGGCACCGCACCCGGGGCCGGTGCGGCCGGGTCGAGGCGAGGGGCGATCGCCGTCGGGGGCAGCGCACTGCCCCCCTTCATCAGCGCGGTCGGCGCGTCCGCGCCCACCACCGGCGGCGGGGTGTCCTCGTCGTCCGTCCCCGACAGCGGCGGAGCGAAGACGGTCGCGGGCAGCGGCACCGCCCCGTCCGCACCCCCGGAACTCGCATTGGCGTCCGCCCACGGGCTACTCGGCGCAGGGGCAGGGGCAGGAGCGGGAGCGGGAGCCGGAGCAGGGGTCGCGGGCTTCGCCGGTACGCCGTCCATCGCCGTCGGCTCGTACGCGTCGGCCTGCGGCGCCGGAACACGCTCGGCAGCCGCAACCGGCTCCGTAGCGGCCTCCGAAGAAGACGAAGCAGCAGAAGACGCAGAAGAAGAGGAAGAAGCAGAGGAAGCCGACGAAGCCACCGAAGCCGACGGCGTCACCGCCCCCACCCCGTCCGACGCGTCGTCCACCGACGCCGACGCACCCCCGCTCTCCTGCGAGGCGTGCGACTCCTCCCGCGGCAGACCGATCTTGTCCGCCGCATCCTGCAACCACTCCGGCGGACTCAACAGGAACGACGTCTGGTTCAGATCGATCCGCGCCGCCGGCACCGCCGCCTGCGCCGGAACCTCCTCCGTCGCCCCGTACTCCTCCTCGTACCGCCGGATCACCTCACCCACCGGCAACCCCGGCCACAACGTCGCCTCACCACTGCGCGCGATCACCAGACGCTGACGCCCGCCGTCCGACGTAGGACCACCCTCACGGTCCTCCGCCCACACCACGAACCCCAGCTCGAACTCCCGCACCCGCACCTCACGGTGCTGATACGACGGCAGGTCGCCGTTGATCCACTCCTCGGCGCGCTCCTGCGCCTGCGCGAACGTCACCACAGCCAGCTCACTCCCCCACCGGGACCACGGGAACGGCACGCGCGAAGCCGCCGTCCACCATCAGATTCGCCACCGTCTCCAGCTCCGGCGGATTACCCGCCAGACGCCCGAGGAACGCGTCGAAGTCCGCCCCACAGGGCAGCAACAGCCGCTCCACCCGCTCGTTCACCGTCCAGCCGGCCGCCACCTCGCCGGAATCCCGCGCATCGTCGTACGCGCAGAACCACACCGAACCGACCGCCGCACCCCGCAC
This is a stretch of genomic DNA from Streptomyces sp. R44. It encodes these proteins:
- a CDS encoding ATP-binding protein, producing MTSNNDSPTITTQLSGVSPYLGSRIFSLRFTSTPRGARLARRLVAVRLDEWGVPYGTGAHETVVLVAAELAANAVRHGHVPGRDFHLLLRVADVARIEVSDTRAERVPPRPGRLPEPELLEGGRGLLLVEALADRWGWCPRLRAPGKTVWAECALT
- a CDS encoding FG-GAP repeat domain-containing protein; translated protein: MNHARVRGRRLAATAVTIVLAATGGALTTLPATAAAPAAAQEAQQTTVPFPRNADVVGAGPNGFLSKTRGSTPEFRWTWYADGSSVVLPGATTASAAGGSDLVVTVDRSAPVAGRVVRVYDLSTPATTAPAPQEVNLDALGSGYFFEGLAGHTMLLGKREADGVKQYAATLDGGTPKPRWVAGSAGLDCYDGHEGWTDTGSALYECRLEQTGTEVKVLVDLATDTTRWYAQTTDEWARDGAVSATHVAWREARMSGGRAVHGIVAYRRGTTDELWFPSDDDLSDPMYLVGSWMASGQKAHIESSTYAPGGDNPTKRPFTVQSVETGEKAALLTAFSSAVAGPGGSLLVRGGTPEQGEGLYRISPRADGGRPDVELVASTGQSTVVTLSGSVTPKTLTGDEVARGVDFSWDLSRADSEVWLTLTHVLSGQTVRAGWSAQDGPATGTPRHLTWHWDGKDLEGPDWARPARNGEYEWKLTARPDEGIGPELVTTGRFTVTRPAAPHDYDDDGTADLLVRDPDGVLWRFGTRPTAPGGSLADAGASRVGSGWGTYDRMESVGNIAGSAAPDVVARDRAGVLWLYQGTGDRDKPLAGRTKIGAGWQAYNELAGGSDLTGDGRADLVVTDKAGDLYLYRGTGSATAPFAARKKIGGGWGAYNQLTATGNLAGGPAGDLLARDKAGVLWLYLGKGDGTFASRTKVGSGWGAFTALTAVGDANGDGRADLIASNGDETFYAGTGNWSAPFKRGVSVSLTQDSSYNSVF
- a CDS encoding MFS transporter — its product is MTTTLESRLLRLPDFRRLWIGDTVSQAGTAVTVLALPLVAIGPLDASPFEAGLLVMCEYLGFLLLGLPAGAWVDRMRRRRVMIVGDLGRAALLATLPLAAWLDALTLPHLYAVAFGLSVCTAFFDIAYQSHLPQLVDEDRLVDANVALEASRTVTAAGGPGAGGALVAAVTAPVALAVDAVSFLVSALLLSRIRRPDPRPERVHGARLRGEIAEGLRFVFRDRLLRALTLTAAISNLCGTIGASMLLVLLAGDLGLSPFLCGLVFTAEALGGFLGSLLTTRIAARLGEARAMCASVLVSGVLWLLALPFFQTDGRYAVACVLQGLGWTAFMTFKISSLTLRQRLTPAPLLGRVTATFRFVVWGCMPLGALAGGLVGQYAGVRAALWTGAVGELLAVVPLLVGAGGWVGAVTGGTANVVPSGEGTRT
- a CDS encoding DUF5937 family protein; translation: MGEIRFGVDDLAQLRFALSPLRESVAALRASADPGGHAIHLPWIKKALTVGHERTALLPHLPELEALVPPPRCPLAEIEEELILTPPGHREALLAWWRAGVRPYWPRIRAVLEADLAYRTRQLAEDGIQEVFAHLHPSLRWAEDRLTGAGLPAGGLALDGGGITLAPSAFTNRCVLLPARHGVAPCLVYPVRAVGTLWERNAEPGDGLARLLGRSRAGLLGRTSTPTTTTGLALQTGLSVGAVSQHLAVLRDAGLVTSHRYRREVYYRASELGEALLGRATA
- a CDS encoding VOC family protein, which translates into the protein MLMKLTAVTLDCADPMALAAFYHRATGIPLADRSDEEFAGLRGADGGLFLGFQRVDGYRPPSWPDQEVPQQLHLDFDVDDLDEATARLVEWGATVPAEQPRPDRWRVVLDPAGHPFCLSIPRGSV
- a CDS encoding CGNR zinc finger domain-containing protein → MRYIPPVLSHRDDWSTRHSVLTTARRTAALVNALADDHPDPAEVAAVLREYGETGPVDLTSRDVAGMRTAAALLRQVFAAERVDDAAASLNRLLRDHTGPLRLTSHGGSTPWHPHLDRDDDAPWGEWLLASSCMALTVLVWDRQRPPGRICASPGCQNVFITLGSGPERRYCSRRCATRERVAAHRRSHFTAPGVPSCS
- a CDS encoding MFS transporter, whose product is MRRRYLLRFYLAGTVAARAGDEMSGPALMLAGFALAGSTVEASSLLAGITLSAAVGGPVLGVLLDRAGRPGRLLAGALVLYAAGLAVILVGLGRLPFTVTLLVAGVTGLLGPALSGGWTAQLPRVVPGDRLPRANALDAMTFSLASLVGPALAGGVAEVLGAPTAVVVSVVLISSALPAAWTLPARPGRAPGVPAASVVSDLAAGMRVIAGRPPLARATLSSVVSCVAQGMLTACLPLLGDRVLGGAGRGAVLLSCTAVSALVANAVLSRFPRALPPDTVIWAGALVQAAALALAAVGSPLALVVAVLVAGIGEGPQLAALFDVRHRETPDHLRGQIFTTGASLKITGFALGAAAAGPLATWSLPGTLALAASAAVLAAVAFFAIPSATSE
- a CDS encoding cellulose-binding protein; translation: MSFAVGRGRGYRPEQVDRHLAALSEERDAAWERAARLTVLAKEMEAEAAGLRLAVKQLVPHRYEVLGEAAQKILELAEQEDERLVRAAEAEAQALAEAAEQAAREAAEAAAAYAEGVRAAADAAARAALEEARGRAEETSTIARRDAEGARTAAREEFEETVRRAEALRAEQRAEQTAVREEAERTAEAEAVALDARHEELVAVAEAGLAEAQRALAETEERARHGQEDAEARAEELRAEAGVKAERVERETERVLREHGEARDEIHSHMEHIRNSLAALTGRPTAPEPKGEEDPGGEEDPEGQEEKPAQGTDADPS